GGCCCCATCGCGCGCAGGTCGAAGTGCAAGCGGTTCTTCGCGACCTTCGGCTCGGGAACCTGCTGGAACCACAGGCTGGGGCCTCCCCACCCGGCGGGTTCGACCCAGGCGCGTTGCGACGTGCTGTCCTCGTCGACGTCAGAGCCGAGCGCGGCCGCCCAGAACGCCGCCAGCGTGAGCGGGTCGTGGCAGTCGAAGGTCACGGACTTCACGAAGGAAGGCATGCGAGCACGCTAGTAGCCGACAGGACGCGCCGGTGGCCCCGCCTCCTCGTGGGTGGCGGGGTGTGGGGCGGGGTCATCTTCGAGGTGACGGGATCCGGGGCGGTTTCGGGTCGGGCGGGTCGAGTGCGGTGGTGCCAGTCGAATCTCGCCGGTAGCGGTGCCCGTGCGGACTCGTCCACTCGAACACCCCGGGCGCGACCATGTCGTAGCGCCAGGCGGTGTGGGTCTTGACCCGGTGGTGGAACCGGCACAAGGCGCCCAGGTTCTCGGTGCACGTCG
This sequence is a window from Nocardioides sp. S5. Protein-coding genes within it:
- a CDS encoding VOC family protein, which translates into the protein MPSFVKSVTFDCHDPLTLAAFWAAALGSDVDEDSTSQRAWVEPAGWGGPSLWFQQVPEPKVAKNRLHFDLRAMGPLADERDRLVALGARTVHQDVALVVMRDPEGNEFCLET